The genomic window AGCGACCGGGAGATGGTCGTCCGGGCGGTGCGGATCATCGCCCTGGAAGTGGTGGTGCGGAACATCACCGCCGGCAGCCTGGCGAAGCGCCTGGGGCTGGAGGAGGGCCTGGTCCTGGACCAACCGGTGGTGGAGACCTATTACAAGAGTGACGAGTTGCACGACCCGCTGATCAACGACGACCACATCCGGCTCCTGGGCTTGGCCGCGCCCGAAGAGGTCGAGGCCATGCGGGCCCAAGCGCTGGTCGTGAACCGGGTCTTAACGGAGTACCTGGCCGGGCGGGGGATCGACCTGGTAGACTTTAAGCTGGAGTTCGGGCGGACGCTGGACGGCGGGCGGCTGGTGCTTGCCGACGAGATTTCGCCGGACACCTGTCGGCTGTGGGACCACGACACCAAGAACAAGCTCGACAAGGACCGGTTTCGCCGTGACCTGGGCGGCGTGGAGGAAGCCTACGCCGAGATAATGAGGCGCCTGACCGGATAGGGGTGGGGTTTCAAGTTGCGCACCGAAGACCGGCCGCGGCACTACTGCGGTGTGTTCGGTATTTACGGGCCCGGACTGGACGTGGCCCGGTTGACCTTTTACGGGCTGTACGCCCTTCAGCACCGTGGGCAGGAAAGCGCGGGGATGGCGGTGGCCGACGGGTGGCGCATCGACTTGCACAAGGGGATGGGCCTGGTCCCGGAAGTGTTCAATGACCGGGTGATCAACGACTTGCGCGGGCACCTGGCCATCGGCCATGTCCGCTATTCGACCACCGGAGCCAGCCATCCGGTCAACGCCCAGCCCCTGGTGTTTCACTACGGGCGGGGCCAGATCGGGCTGGCCCACAACGGGAACCTCACCAACACCGAAACCCTGCGCCGCCGGCTGGCCGCCGAAGGCGCCGTCTTTCAAACGACCACGGACAGCGAGGTGATCGTCAACCTGATCGCCCGCAGCCGCGGGCACGACCTGGAAGAGGCGCTGGCGCAGTGTGTCCGCGAGATCCAGGGCGCCTATTCCCTGGTGATCCTGGCCGAAAACCAGTTGCTGGCCGTGCGCGACCCGTACGGCTTTCGCCCCTTGTGTCTCGGCGAGTTGGAAAACGCCGTGGTGGTCGCGTCCGAATCCTGCGCCCTGGACACCGTCGGCGCTCGTTTCGTTCGGGACGTGGCGCCGGGGGAGATCGTGGTCCTGGACCGGAACGGGATGGACTCCATCCAGGCCGCCGTACGGGAACGCCGGGCGCACTGCGTGTTCGAATACATCTACTTCGCCCGGGCGGACAGCTGCATCGACG from Bacillota bacterium includes these protein-coding regions:
- the purC gene encoding phosphoribosylaminoimidazolesuccinocarboxamide synthase; this encodes MEKGEFLYEGKAKKIYRTSDPGLYLVEYKDDATAFDGLKKGTIMGKGVVNNRVSAHLFQLLEGRGVPTHFVELVSDREMVVRAVRIIALEVVVRNITAGSLAKRLGLEEGLVLDQPVVETYYKSDELHDPLINDDHIRLLGLAAPEEVEAMRAQALVVNRVLTEYLAGRGIDLVDFKLEFGRTLDGGRLVLADEISPDTCRLWDHDTKNKLDKDRFRRDLGGVEEAYAEIMRRLTG
- the purF gene encoding amidophosphoribosyltransferase, producing MRTEDRPRHYCGVFGIYGPGLDVARLTFYGLYALQHRGQESAGMAVADGWRIDLHKGMGLVPEVFNDRVINDLRGHLAIGHVRYSTTGASHPVNAQPLVFHYGRGQIGLAHNGNLTNTETLRRRLAAEGAVFQTTTDSEVIVNLIARSRGHDLEEALAQCVREIQGAYSLVILAENQLLAVRDPYGFRPLCLGELENAVVVASESCALDTVGARFVRDVAPGEIVVLDRNGMDSIQAAVRERRAHCVFEYIYFARADSCIDGFNVNRIRRKLGEQLARECPADADIVLPVPDSGIPAARGYADGAGIPLEEGLMKNRYIGRTFIQPSQNQRDLGVRLKLNPIREVLDGKRVVLVDDSLVRGTTSGKIVRMLRKAGAREIHLRLSSPPITHPCYYGIDTSNRKELIAAEKEMEEIRKFTGADTLAYLSLEGLLAPFGDYGRNFCAACFDGRYPVPVDGGGGCTIYQCK